One Eubacterium sp. AB3007 genomic window, AACAAGTCGCAGAGTTCCAACGATACCTTTCCCACAGCGATGCATATTGCGGCACTGCTGACGGTGGAAAGGAAACTTTTGCCGGCGGCCTGCCGACTACGTGATGAGCTCAGGCGCCTGGAAGAGGAAAACAGCGAGATCGTGAAGACCGGCAGGACACACCTGCAGGATGCGACGCCACTGACCCTGGGGCAGGAGATCAGCGGATGGCGTTCCATGCTGGACCACGACATCCATATGGTGGAGCAGTCTACAGACGGACTACGGGAACTGGCGCTTGGAGGTACCGCTGTGGGAACCGGGCTGAATGCTCACGAGGACTTTGGCCGGGTCTCTGCGGAGATGATCACCAAGTTGACGGGGACCAACTTCCGCACAGCGGAGAACAAGTTCCACTCTCTGACATCCAAGGACGCTCTGGTGTTCGCCCACGGTGCGCTGAAGGCGCTGGCCGCGGATCTTCTGAAGATCGCCAATGATGTCCGGTGGCTGGCCTCCGGCCCCCGCTGCGGCATCGGCGAGATCAACATCCCGGAGAACGAGCCGGGCAGTTCTATCATGCCGGGCAAGGTGAATCCGACCCAGTGTGAAGCGTTGACCATGGTGTGTGTACAGGTGATGGGACACGATACCACCATCGGCATCGCGGCCTCGCAAGGGAATTTTGAGCTGAACGTGTTTATGCCAGTGTTGATCTATGATTTCCTGGAATCCTGCAATCTGCTGGCAGAGGCCATGGACTCCTTCCGGGTGAACTGTGTCTGCGGTATCACGCCCAACCGGGAGAAGATCGACGAGAATATGCGCAGGTCTCTGATGCTGGTGACAGCTTTGAACCCGCATATCGGCTATGAGAACGCCGCCAAGATCGCCAAGCTGGCTCACCGGGAAGGTCTCACACTGAAAGAAGCAGCCCTCAGACTGGAGCTGCTCACAGAAGAAGAGTTCGATCAGTGGATCGTCCCGGAGAAGATGGTATAAACGCCTTCCGGCAAGGAAGGATCCGCCTGGTAACGGAGTTGTATCTCCGGGTACATGGCGCTGAAGTATTGCCGATTACAGGCTTTGTGCCCGATGAGGTTCGAGAAGGAACGGGGGTTTGCGGCGCAGAGGATATGTGTGCTCCCGGCAGGAAGCGCATCGAGTTTGCGGCAGATGTCTTCTCTGGCTATCTTGCCTTCCACCAACTGGCGAAAGGCTGGGTGGAAGGTGTCGCCCAGGACAGTGTGCTCCCCCGCAAGAATGTCACTGGATTTCAGTCCAACCCGAATCACGTTGATGCCGGCGCCGGTGAGGATCCGGTACATAGCCGCTGTGCGGCAGACAGCATCCTCCAGGGCCAAAGCATCGTAGGCGCCGGACAGGCACATATCGTACAGCGGAGTATCCCGGATCACGATGGTGGGATACAGCCGGGCGATGGAGGGGCCAATGCGGACCGTCTCCCGGGCGGAATATAGGCAGGTCTCCATGGTATCGCCGGGCAGTCCGATCATCAACTGGATTCCCAGTGTGAAGCCATAAGCTTGTATGAGCTGGCTGGCCTGATAGACACAGGCACTGCCGTGGCCGCGACCGGCGTTGCGCAACACTGTCTCATCGAAGGATTGGACTCCCAGTTCGATCACATCCACCCCATACGCTTTCAGGTTGTCCAGAACAGTCTGGTCGATATAGTCGGGACGGGTGGACAGGTGGATGCGCTGGATCTGACCGCGCGTTTTGTAACCCTGGGCAATGGACAGATAGGCGGACTGCTCCTCCATGGGCAGTGCCGTGAAACTTCCACCGTAAAATGCCACCTCCACAGTGGGCACCTCTGCCAGAGTGGTTAGCCAGGTGTCGATGGTCTCGGATACGCTCTGCGGGGTGTCCGATGCTTCATGGGCTGTGATCTTCCGCTGGTTGCAGAAGACGCAATCGTGGGGGCAGCCCCGGTGAGGTATGAAGATTGGAATGATTGCATGCTTTTTCATAACTACCATTGTAGCGTAGTTCGGTAGAAGATGCAATGGACAGAGGCCCTTTCTGAATATTGGCATTGTGTTCGGAAGGGGCATACGGTATAATAAGACTATGGTAAATATAGGAAACGATTGGGATCAGGTCCTGACAGAAGAATTTCAGAAAGAGTACTATCAACAGCTGCGGCAGTTTCTTGTGGAAGAATACCGGACGCACGTGGTCTATCCGGATATGCACGACATATTCAACGCCCTGAAGGCCACCGCCTACCAGGACGTGAAGGTAGTGATCCTGGGACAGGATCCTTATCACGAGCCAGGGCAGGCCCACGGTATGTCCTTCTCGGTGAAACCGGGGGTGCCCCAGCCGCCCTCTCTGGTGAACATCTTCCGGGAACTGGAGAGCGATCTGGGCATCGCGCCACCGCCGAAGGATTACGGGTATCTGATGCACTGGGCCCAGGAGGGGGTACTTCTGTTGAATACAGTGCTGACAGTGCGGGAGCATGCAGCCAATTCCCACAAGGGAAAGGGTTGGGAGCAGCTGACGGACCGGATCATCAGCGCGCTGAACGAGAGGGAAGCGCCGGTAGTGTTTCTGCTTTGGGGGAAGAACGCGCAGGCGAAGGTCCCCCTGATCACGGCGCCGCAGCATCTGATCCTGACTGGAGCACATCCGAGTCCTTTGTCTGCGCATCATGGATTCTTCGGAGGCCGGTATTTTACCAAGGCGAATGCGTTTCTTAAGGGCACCGGGCAGGGACCGGTGGACTGGACTATTAAGGAGGTAGTATAATGTTTAAATTTCTCATTATCATTGTTGCGATCATCGTCCTGCTGATCCTGTGGTTCGTCTCTATGTATAACGGTTTTGTGAAGGCGAACAACAACTGTGAAGAGGCTTACTCCACTATGGACGTTTACATGAAGAAAAGATATGACCTCATTCCGAACCTGGTGGAGACAGTGAAGGGCTATGCCAAGCACGAGGCAGAGACGTTGCAGAACGTGGTGGCCGCCAGAAATGCCGCTGCCAGCGCCGGTTCGGTGGGAGAGAAGATCGAGGCGGAGAACGCCTTGTCCGGCACATTGCGTCAGCTGTTTGCTGTCGCCGAGGCGTATCCTGATCTGAAGGCCAACCAGAATTTCCTGGATCTGCAGGAGCAGCTGAAGAGCATTGAGGAGGACATCGCCAATTCCCGTAAGTACTATAACGGCACGGTGAAGATCTTCAACAACAAGTGCCAGATGTTCCCGAGCAACATCATCGCCAATGCGTTCAACTACTCCAAGAAGGAAATGTTCGAAGTCAGCAACGAGGCGGAGAGAGAGAATGTCCAGGTGAGTTTTAATGCGTAAGGATTGGATGAGAATGAGGCCGCGTTATGCGGCCTTTGTCGTACTCCTGTCGGCAATGTTGATGACGCTGTGCTTTGTGGCAACGGAGCCGGTGTTCGCGGAGTACGAGGACTACGATACAAACGAGTTTAATGTGGACGCCCGCATCGATGAAGATCACACGATCCATGTAACGGAGACTATCAAGGTGGATTTCAACCAGAGTGCTCACCACGGGATCATGCGGTACATCCCCTTTGCGGACAAGTTATATCAGATCCACGGCATCGATGTGGAGGGATGGGAGTACAGCGTAGACTCCGAGCACTGGCCCAGCGGTAATGGGTATAAGGTCATCCGTATCGGCAGTGCTGATGAGTTGGTCAGCGGGCCGCAGACATTCAGGCTGCATTATGATCTGAAGTGCTTCCGGGACGATCAGCCTGATGCGGATTATCTGTCCTTTGACATGTTGCCCACCGGGTGGAATACCCCAATCGCCAAGGCGACCTGCACCCTCAGATTGCCCAAGGCCATCGACTGGAAGGCACTGAAACTCTACAGCGGGCAGTACGGGGAGAAGGCGGACGCGTCTCAATACTTCGATGTTTCTATCGATGAGAATACCAACACCATCACGGCAAAGGGCAGAGCTCTTCCCTATCGTGTGGGTCTGACTGCGGCGGCCACCCTGGAGGAAGGCTACTGGGTGAATCCTGCCAACAGAGACTTTGTGTGGACGATTCTCTACGTAATCCTGGCACTGATCCCGCTCATCGCCGTC contains:
- the fumC gene encoding class II fumarate hydratase, whose product is MENYRIEHDTMGEVKVPADRYWGAQTQRSLQNFRIGTHKMPGEIIGSFAILKKAAAMANAQLGMIDRDLADLIARVCDEVLAGKLNGNFPLVIYQTGSGTQSNMNVNEVVANRGNEIAGSTVLHPNDHVNKSQSSNDTFPTAMHIAALLTVERKLLPAACRLRDELRRLEEENSEIVKTGRTHLQDATPLTLGQEISGWRSMLDHDIHMVEQSTDGLRELALGGTAVGTGLNAHEDFGRVSAEMITKLTGTNFRTAENKFHSLTSKDALVFAHGALKALAADLLKIANDVRWLASGPRCGIGEINIPENEPGSSIMPGKVNPTQCEALTMVCVQVMGHDTTIGIAASQGNFELNVFMPVLIYDFLESCNLLAEAMDSFRVNCVCGITPNREKIDENMRRSLMLVTALNPHIGYENAAKIAKLAHREGLTLKEAALRLELLTEEEFDQWIVPEKMV
- a CDS encoding elongator complex protein 3 encodes the protein MKKHAIIPIFIPHRGCPHDCVFCNQRKITAHEASDTPQSVSETIDTWLTTLAEVPTVEVAFYGGSFTALPMEEQSAYLSIAQGYKTRGQIQRIHLSTRPDYIDQTVLDNLKAYGVDVIELGVQSFDETVLRNAGRGHGSACVYQASQLIQAYGFTLGIQLMIGLPGDTMETCLYSARETVRIGPSIARLYPTIVIRDTPLYDMCLSGAYDALALEDAVCRTAAMYRILTGAGINVIRVGLKSSDILAGEHTVLGDTFHPAFRQLVEGKIAREDICRKLDALPAGSTHILCAANPRSFSNLIGHKACNRQYFSAMYPEIQLRYQADPSLPEGVYTIFSGTIH
- a CDS encoding uracil-DNA glycosylase, coding for MVNIGNDWDQVLTEEFQKEYYQQLRQFLVEEYRTHVVYPDMHDIFNALKATAYQDVKVVILGQDPYHEPGQAHGMSFSVKPGVPQPPSLVNIFRELESDLGIAPPPKDYGYLMHWAQEGVLLLNTVLTVREHAANSHKGKGWEQLTDRIISALNEREAPVVFLLWGKNAQAKVPLITAPQHLILTGAHPSPLSAHHGFFGGRYFTKANAFLKGTGQGPVDWTIKEVV
- a CDS encoding LemA family protein — encoded protein: MFKFLIIIVAIIVLLILWFVSMYNGFVKANNNCEEAYSTMDVYMKKRYDLIPNLVETVKGYAKHEAETLQNVVAARNAAASAGSVGEKIEAENALSGTLRQLFAVAEAYPDLKANQNFLDLQEQLKSIEEDIANSRKYYNGTVKIFNNKCQMFPSNIIANAFNYSKKEMFEVSNEAERENVQVSFNA